The Bernardetia sp. ABR2-2B DNA window ATAGAATAGCATAATAAGGATAATTATATTCTGTTTCACTTGGAATCTGAGGTCGTTTTAAAGAAAAATTTTTCAACAAAATATCATCATAAAGAAGAGATATTTCTTTTCGTTTTGCTATAATTTCTTCCATATTTGGCAACACACACAAACCTAATGCTGCATGTATTTCCGAACTCTTGCCATTAATACCTACTCCAAAAAAATCTTCTGGTCCGTTATGACCAAAATTATGCATATAAAAAACTTTATGAAATAGTTCTTGATTGTTTACTACTATTCCTCCTCCCTCACCTGTATGAAAAAGTTTGGTAGCATGAAAACTAAGAGTTGAAATATCTCCATAATTTAATAATGACTGTCCTTTATAATTTACACCAAAACAGTGTGCTGCATCATAAATTACTTTTAAATTGTGCTTTTTGGCTATTTTTTCTATTTTCTCTACATCACAAGGAATACCATAAACATGAGTAGCCAAAATACCAGTTGTTTTTTCTGTAATTGCGCTTTCAATTAAATCAGCATCTATACAAAGCGTATTTGTATCTATATCTACAAAAACAGGCTCACACCCTTCCCAAACAATACTAGAAGTAGTAGCCACATAGCTAAAAGGTGTAGTTATAATTTCGCCTTTTAAGTCTAGAGCTTTTATAGCAATTTGTAAGGCAATTGTTCCATTATTTACAAACAAAAGATTAGGCACTTCTAAGTAAGTACATAACTTTTCTTCCAATTCTTTCACAAATTCACCACGATTAGTCAGCCAAGCATTTTTCCATATTTTTTCTAAATAGGTTTGATACTCTTCTAAAGAAGGTAAAAAGGTCTTGGTTACGTTTATCATTTTAGTTTTTTTAATATGCCCATTCAAATTGAGGTTGGATAAAACCAACTTCCTTACCAGAGTAAACGCCTATATCTCTCTTTCTAGGAATAACTAATAATTTAATAACATCCTTTTCATATTTTACAGCTACCCTTTTTCCTTTTACTAAAAAAACATCTATAGTAAACTCTCCTTCATTAAAAAAACCTGATGGGATATACATTTTCAACTTTTCTTTACCCAACTTTAATCCATTTTCAAAAATACTGCCAGTACTCACAACAAAGAGGTATGTACCATCTTCTCCTTTGAAATGAAGTGTTATATCTAAACGTTCAGTACTTACTTCATAAAACTCATAATCAAATATCACTTCAATATCATCATCTTGTGCGATAGGATCATCTATAGTCTTATTTCTATTTTTGACAGCAACAGACTTTAAAGTAAAACCTTCTAAAGCCCAAGTATCATCTAACTTTTTATAATTTAAATTTGTAGTGTCTCCCCCTAAGTATCTCGCAACAGCTTTATCAATATTTCCATCAAAAGATATATTACCATGTTCAAGAAGTAAGCCCCTAGTGCAAAGAGATTTAACAGAATTCATATTATGACTAACAAAGAGAATTGTTCGTCCTTCATCAGTAGAAACATCTTTCATCTTCCCAATTGCTTTTTTCTGAAACTCTGCATCTCCAACAGCCAAAACCTCATCTACTACCAAAATATCTGGGTCTAAATGAGCAGCCACAGCAAAACCCAAACGAACAGTCATACCAGAAGAATAACGCTTTACAGGAGTGTCCATATATTTTTCTACACCTGCAAAATCCACTATTTCATCTAGCTTACGAGTTACTTCTCTTCTTGACATACCCAAAACAGCACCATTCAAGTAAATATTCTCTCTCCCTGTGAGTTCTCCATGAAAACCTGTACCTACTTCTAAAAGACTAGCAATTCTACCTTTTATCTTGATACTTCCAGTTGTTGGAGCAGTTATTTTTGATAAAATTTTGAGTAGTGTTGATTTTCCTGCACCATTCTTTCCAATAATACCAAGAATTTCTCCTTGCTTTACCTCAAAGTTTATATCCTTCAATGCCCATACATAATCAGAGTTAGATTTTTGAGTACGGTCATTGGTTTGTCCTACCAAAAGAGTAGGGTCTGCTTTCCCTCTTATCTTAGCCCAAAAACGAGCTGCATCATCTTTAAGAGTTCCACTTCCTACAAGCCCCAAACGGTACTGTTTGCTTATATCAGTAGATTTAATAACAATATTACTCATTCAGAAAGGGTCAGTAAATTTCATATAAAATAATAAGAAGAAACAAATATAGTATTTTTTGATAAAAAGTCTGTAAAAAACTTAAACTTCTCTAGTTTCTCTGCCTTGTATATCATCAGAACACAAAGTATAAAAACTATTTTGTCGTAACTTTGTAATTGAAATAGCAAAATAAATTAGAAATTTGAAATTAAATAAAAAGCATAAAAAATGGCAAAGGGAGACGGAAACAGAAGACGAAAAGCAGAAGCAGAAAAATTAACTATAAAAGACCAAGCAAAAGCACTCAATTATTTACCTCGCTTTTTTAAGCTTATTTGGCAAACAAGTCCACGTCTTGCCTTCACAACTCTAATTCTTAGAATTTTCAAAGCAATTATTCCACTCATAACTCTTTATGTCGGAAAGTTAATTATTGATGAAATTGTACGGCTTATTAACTCTGAAACTGCCTTTGAACTTATTTCTGAAAACACAAAGTATCTTTGGATTTTGGTTGGGATAGAATTAGGACTTACAATTTTTTCAGAGATATTGAGTAGAATAATTACACTTACAGATAATCTTTTGGGAGATTTGGTTGCTAATTACACTTCTGTTCAGCTTATCAAACACGCTTCTAAATTAGATTTAGAGCAGTTTGAAGACGCTACCTTTTACGATAAACTAGAACGAGCTAGGCAGCAGACTTCTGGGCGTGTAATCTTGATGACACAAGTCTTGTCTCAAGGGCAAGATATTATTACACTTGTTTCATTAGCAATTGGTTTAGTAGCTTTTAATGGTTGGCTTATCTTGATTTTGATTTTAGCTCTTCTTCCTGCTTTTTTGGGAGAAACTCATTTCAACGAACGTGCCTATTCATTGTCTTTGAGTTGGACACCTGAACGAAGAGAATTAGATTATTTGCGTTATATCGGAGCAAGTGATTTTTCAGCAAAAGAACTCAAAGTATTTGGCTTATCTGATTTTTTATCAAATCGCTTCAAATTTCTTTCAGATAATTATTATAATGAAAATAAAGTATTGACTCAAAAAAGAGCTTTTTGGGGAAGTGTTTTTTCGCTTATCGGAACAGCTTCTTATTATGTGGCTTATATTCTTATTATTATTGAAACGATTACAAAAGTAATTTCACTTGGAGATTTGACTTTTTTGGCTGGTTCATT harbors:
- a CDS encoding DegT/DnrJ/EryC1/StrS family aminotransferase, with translation MINVTKTFLPSLEEYQTYLEKIWKNAWLTNRGEFVKELEEKLCTYLEVPNLLFVNNGTIALQIAIKALDLKGEIITTPFSYVATTSSIVWEGCEPVFVDIDTNTLCIDADLIESAITEKTTGILATHVYGIPCDVEKIEKIAKKHNLKVIYDAAHCFGVNYKGQSLLNYGDISTLSFHATKLFHTGEGGGIVVNNQELFHKVFYMHNFGHNGPEDFFGVGINGKSSEIHAALGLCVLPNMEEIIAKRKEISLLYDDILLKNFSLKRPQIPSETEYNYPYYAILFESEKKLEEVQKRLNDNDIFPRRYFYPSLNTLNYTNSFSCPVSEGISTRVLCLPLYYDLQLSDVEKIGKLIIL
- a CDS encoding ABC transporter ATP-binding protein is translated as MSNIVIKSTDISKQYRLGLVGSGTLKDDAARFWAKIRGKADPTLLVGQTNDRTQKSNSDYVWALKDINFEVKQGEILGIIGKNGAGKSTLLKILSKITAPTTGSIKIKGRIASLLEVGTGFHGELTGRENIYLNGAVLGMSRREVTRKLDEIVDFAGVEKYMDTPVKRYSSGMTVRLGFAVAAHLDPDILVVDEVLAVGDAEFQKKAIGKMKDVSTDEGRTILFVSHNMNSVKSLCTRGLLLEHGNISFDGNIDKAVARYLGGDTTNLNYKKLDDTWALEGFTLKSVAVKNRNKTIDDPIAQDDDIEVIFDYEFYEVSTERLDITLHFKGEDGTYLFVVSTGSIFENGLKLGKEKLKMYIPSGFFNEGEFTIDVFLVKGKRVAVKYEKDVIKLLVIPRKRDIGVYSGKEVGFIQPQFEWAY
- a CDS encoding ABC transporter ATP-binding protein, with the protein product MAKGDGNRRRKAEAEKLTIKDQAKALNYLPRFFKLIWQTSPRLAFTTLILRIFKAIIPLITLYVGKLIIDEIVRLINSETAFELISENTKYLWILVGIELGLTIFSEILSRIITLTDNLLGDLVANYTSVQLIKHASKLDLEQFEDATFYDKLERARQQTSGRVILMTQVLSQGQDIITLVSLAIGLVAFNGWLILILILALLPAFLGETHFNERAYSLSLSWTPERRELDYLRYIGASDFSAKELKVFGLSDFLSNRFKFLSDNYYNENKVLTQKRAFWGSVFSLIGTASYYVAYILIIIETITKVISLGDLTFLAGSFERLRSILQQIMGRFSSIAQSALYLKDLFEFLELEPLIPVTETQRQVPNPIKEGFVFENVGFKYQNQERYAIKNLSFTLHKGEKLALVGENGAGKTTLVKLLARLYDPTEGRILLDGYDLREYNPTQLRNLIGVIFQDFVKFELTVSENIAVGSINERENKELIKESATKSLADGVVEKLPEKYDQMLGRKFTGGVSLSGGEWQKVALGRAYMRDAQLYILDEPTAALDARAEHEVFERFAELIEGKTAVLISHRFSTVRMADRILVLQNGGVLEIGSHDELLEKDGKYAELFNLQAEGYK